The following proteins are encoded in a genomic region of Methanoculleus bourgensis MS2:
- a CDS encoding ABC transporter permease: protein MDLPRLPVGEAVEALVDWIEEYCGWLLDGISAGLRFLVDGLQEILLLIPAPILILLITVLVWFVTRRDTKLAAVTALGLLLIWNLNLWDLSMLTLALVITSTILALAIAIPLGIAAARSETLNAALRPVLDFMQTMPSFVYLIPAVIFFGLGSVPAIIATVIFAMPPALRLTNLGIRQVPGELIEVADAFGTTPRQKLFKVQLPVALPTIMAGVNQCIMLALSMTVIASMIGAGGLGYQVLVGIQRVDIGMGFEAGLAIVIIAVILDRITQNVVPPQQEDR, encoded by the coding sequence ATGGATCTGCCTAGACTGCCCGTGGGAGAGGCCGTCGAGGCACTCGTCGACTGGATCGAGGAGTACTGCGGCTGGCTGCTTGACGGCATCAGTGCAGGGTTGCGGTTCCTCGTGGACGGACTTCAGGAGATCCTGCTCCTCATACCGGCGCCCATCCTGATCCTGCTCATCACCGTGCTGGTCTGGTTTGTCACCCGACGCGACACCAAACTCGCGGCGGTCACCGCACTCGGCCTGCTCCTGATCTGGAACCTCAATCTCTGGGATCTCTCGATGCTTACCCTGGCGCTCGTCATCACCTCAACGATCCTCGCGCTCGCGATAGCGATCCCGCTCGGGATCGCAGCTGCCCGGAGCGAGACCCTGAATGCCGCTCTTCGGCCGGTCCTTGACTTCATGCAGACGATGCCCTCGTTCGTCTACCTCATTCCGGCCGTGATCTTCTTCGGCCTCGGGAGCGTCCCTGCCATCATCGCGACGGTTATCTTTGCGATGCCGCCTGCGCTGCGGTTGACCAATCTCGGGATCAGGCAGGTGCCCGGCGAACTGATCGAGGTCGCGGATGCCTTTGGCACAACGCCCCGCCAGAAACTCTTCAAGGTGCAGCTCCCGGTCGCGCTCCCGACCATCATGGCAGGAGTGAACCAGTGCATCATGCTCGCCCTCTCCATGACCGTGATCGCATCCATGATCGGGGCAGGGGGGCTTGGCTACCAGGTGCTCGTGGGCATCCAGCGGGTGGATATCGGCATGGGGTTTGAGGCCGGGCTTGCCATCGTGATCATCGCAGTCATCCTGGACCGGATCACGCAGAACGTTGTGCCGCCGCAGCAGGAAGACCGGTGA
- a CDS encoding argininosuccinate synthase: MKKGKVVLAFSGGLDTSVCIPLLREHYGFDEIITVAVDVGQPEAEVVRATEKGRMLADNHYTIDVKEKFVDEYIFPSIKANGSYEGYPMGTALARPLIAEEIVKIAKKEGASKIAHGCTGKGNDQLRFDFIFRSGGYDIVAPMREMNLTREWEICYAQEHNVPVSVGKENPYSVDENCWSRSIEGGRLEDPAFHPPEEIYAWTVSPKDAPDAMEEIRIRFEKGVPVALNGKNLSGLALIRELNQIAGQNGVGRNDMIEDRILGLKAREVYEHPAATVLLAAHRDLEHLVLTRSELAFKQIVDAKWSELAYMGLVHEPLFYALNAFIDTTQERVNGTVDVGLYKGSVKVLGRSSENALYSDDLVSFDSTTIDQNHAVGFSNYFGLQARLLKNLKKR; the protein is encoded by the coding sequence ATGAAAAAGGGTAAAGTCGTCCTAGCGTTTTCGGGAGGTCTTGATACCTCCGTCTGTATCCCCCTCCTGCGCGAGCACTACGGGTTTGATGAGATCATCACCGTTGCAGTCGACGTGGGCCAGCCCGAGGCAGAGGTAGTCCGGGCAACAGAGAAGGGGCGGATGCTTGCAGATAACCACTATACTATCGATGTCAAGGAGAAGTTCGTAGACGAGTACATCTTCCCCTCGATCAAAGCGAACGGGTCGTATGAGGGCTACCCGATGGGCACGGCGCTCGCCCGCCCGCTGATCGCTGAAGAGATCGTGAAGATCGCAAAGAAGGAAGGTGCCTCAAAGATCGCGCACGGGTGCACCGGGAAAGGCAACGATCAGCTCCGGTTCGACTTCATCTTCAGGTCCGGCGGGTACGATATCGTTGCACCGATGCGGGAGATGAACCTGACCCGTGAGTGGGAGATCTGCTACGCGCAGGAGCACAACGTTCCGGTGAGCGTGGGGAAGGAGAACCCCTACAGCGTCGACGAAAACTGCTGGAGCCGGAGCATCGAGGGCGGCAGGTTGGAAGACCCGGCATTCCACCCGCCTGAGGAGATCTACGCCTGGACGGTATCACCGAAGGATGCCCCCGACGCCATGGAGGAGATCAGGATCAGGTTCGAGAAGGGAGTTCCGGTCGCCCTCAACGGGAAGAACCTCTCCGGCCTTGCCCTCATCCGGGAACTGAACCAGATAGCAGGGCAGAACGGCGTGGGTCGCAACGACATGATCGAGGACCGGATCCTCGGCCTGAAGGCCCGTGAGGTCTACGAGCACCCGGCCGCGACCGTCCTGCTTGCGGCGCACCGCGACCTTGAGCACCTCGTCCTGACGCGCTCAGAGCTTGCGTTCAAGCAAATCGTCGATGCGAAGTGGTCCGAACTCGCCTACATGGGGCTTGTGCACGAACCGCTCTTCTACGCGCTCAATGCATTCATCGACACGACCCAGGAGCGGGTGAACGGTACCGTGGACGTCGGTCTGTACAAGGGCAGCGTGAAGGTTCTCGGCCGGAGTTCTGAGAACGCGCTCTACTCGGACGACCTGGTCTCCTTTGACTCGACCACGATCGACCAGAACCACGCTGTCGGGTTCTCGAATTACTTTGGACTGCAGGCGCGCCTGCTCAAAAATCTCAAAAAGCGTTGA
- a CDS encoding glycine betaine ABC transporter substrate-binding protein, translated as MTQKIGLFALTGLVLALCLLCAGCTDTQGTPGLAENKVSIGYVTWDSEIASTNVIKQVFEKAGYDAEIVAVDAGPLYQGIAKGDIDCTVSAWLPVTQANFWEKFGDDIDHVRKNLEGARVGLVVPTYVTIDSIEDLNSVSDKFGGEIIGIDPGAGVMQNTEEAITEYGLEYELVASSSAGMAAELRTAINKEEWIVVTGWTPHWMFARWDLKYLDDPKGVYGGEEYIGTLARKGLAEEKPGVYGILERFHWTPADMESVMLAIENGESEQDAAKAWVDAHPDKVAEWIGEN; from the coding sequence ATGACTCAAAAGATTGGATTATTCGCATTAACAGGTCTTGTTCTAGCACTCTGCCTTCTCTGCGCCGGTTGCACCGATACACAGGGAACTCCCGGGCTCGCAGAGAATAAGGTCAGCATCGGCTACGTCACCTGGGATTCTGAGATAGCCAGCACCAACGTAATCAAACAGGTCTTTGAGAAAGCCGGATACGATGCAGAGATTGTCGCCGTCGATGCAGGACCACTCTACCAGGGGATTGCGAAGGGAGATATCGACTGTACGGTCTCAGCCTGGCTCCCGGTCACACAGGCCAACTTCTGGGAGAAGTTTGGCGATGATATCGACCATGTCCGTAAGAACCTTGAGGGGGCAAGGGTCGGGCTTGTGGTCCCAACCTACGTGACCATCGATTCCATCGAGGACCTCAACAGTGTCAGTGACAAATTTGGCGGCGAGATCATCGGCATCGATCCTGGTGCCGGGGTCATGCAGAACACTGAAGAAGCGATAACCGAGTACGGCCTCGAATATGAACTCGTCGCCAGCAGCAGCGCTGGAATGGCAGCAGAACTCCGAACGGCCATCAACAAGGAGGAGTGGATCGTGGTGACCGGCTGGACCCCGCACTGGATGTTCGCCCGCTGGGACCTCAAGTACCTCGACGACCCGAAAGGTGTCTATGGCGGCGAAGAGTATATCGGCACACTCGCTCGGAAGGGGCTTGCTGAGGAGAAACCAGGTGTCTACGGCATCCTTGAGCGGTTCCACTGGACACCTGCCGATATGGAGTCGGTGATGCTCGCCATCGAGAACGGCGAGTCGGAACAGGATGCCGCAAAGGCATGGGTGGATGCCCATCCAGATAAGGTCGCTGAGTGGATCGGCGAGAACTGA
- the carB gene encoding carbamoyl-phosphate synthase large subunit, whose amino-acid sequence MPKRPDIRKVLIIGSGPIQIGQAAEFDFSGSQACRALREEGVEVVLVNSNPATIQTDPDMADAIYIEPLKADVIAEIIKKEKPDGILSGMGGQTGLNMTAELAEMGALAGVEILGTPLEAIYRGEDREQFRDLMNAIGEPVPRSMILGNTKQIDEAIREVGLPAIIRPAYTLGGSGGGVAHTPDEMRRIIEIGLSRSRIHQVLVEESVAGWKEIEFEVMRDSGDTCIIVCGMENVDPMGVHTGESVVVAPILTLRDDEYQTLRSAAIRIIRALDVQGGCNIQFAYNDGDYRIIEVNPRVSRSSALASKATGYPIARVAAKIAIGLRLDEITNPVTGVTPASFEPAIDYVVVKVPRWPFDKFKSADRTLTTAMKSTGEVMAIGRTVEEAFKKALRSLDTDMKRHTNPSEIRMILTAPTDERFGCLFDAFRAGFTVDEVADLTSITPFFLEKIKNIVDLEGRLLTASAPGDIRAARRYGFSGEELQALTGKTADEIEALSGTPTYKMVDTCAAEFPATTPYFYSTWEEGCELVRDGAKKVLILGSGPIRIGQGIEFDYCTVHAVMALREEGGIEVHIVNNNPETVSTDADTSDRLFFEPMQLEDVMNILKKDEYYGVMVQFGGQNSVNLAVPLEAEIKRLGLSTKILGTSPDAMDVAEDRDRFSRLLNRLGIPSPANSSAYSEEEAREKARAIGYPVLVRPSYVLGGRAMEIVHDGAELESYIKEAVRVSRKHPVLIDSFLRGAVEIDVDAVSDGTDVLIGGIMEHIEWAGVHSGDSACVIPPQSLSPSVVARVRDYTKKIALGLGVVGLINIQYAVQDDVVYVLEANPRASRTVPFVSKATGIALAKIAAKVMVGRMIADMDIAEPEIGHVVVKEVLLPFNKLPGVDTVLGPEMKSTGEVMGIDYDFGRAYYKACTAADNTLPTEGNVFISVTDEQKEELLPIARKLRELGLSLYGTSGTVEFLTQNGVETNLVRKVQEGSPNVIDIMRSGGIRLIINTPADKASRQDHIRIMRAAVDYGIPYITTLQAARAAAMAIDAIKREEITIEPLQHYIGA is encoded by the coding sequence ATGCCGAAGAGACCGGATATCAGAAAAGTCCTCATCATCGGCTCCGGCCCCATCCAGATCGGGCAGGCGGCTGAGTTCGACTTCTCGGGGTCACAGGCCTGCCGGGCGCTCCGGGAAGAGGGTGTCGAGGTCGTCCTCGTGAACTCCAACCCCGCAACGATCCAGACCGACCCTGATATGGCGGACGCCATCTACATCGAGCCCCTGAAGGCCGATGTCATAGCAGAGATCATCAAAAAGGAGAAGCCGGACGGGATCCTGAGCGGCATGGGCGGCCAGACCGGCCTGAACATGACGGCCGAGCTCGCGGAGATGGGCGCGCTTGCGGGCGTCGAGATCCTCGGGACGCCGCTTGAGGCGATCTACCGGGGAGAAGACCGCGAGCAGTTCCGCGACCTGATGAACGCCATCGGTGAGCCCGTCCCCCGGAGCATGATCCTCGGGAACACAAAGCAGATCGACGAGGCTATCCGGGAGGTTGGTCTCCCGGCGATCATCAGGCCGGCGTATACCCTGGGCGGCTCAGGGGGCGGTGTTGCGCACACGCCCGATGAGATGCGGCGGATCATCGAGATTGGGCTCTCCCGCTCCAGGATCCACCAGGTGCTGGTGGAAGAGAGCGTCGCCGGGTGGAAGGAGATCGAGTTTGAGGTGATGCGGGACTCAGGCGATACCTGCATCATCGTCTGCGGCATGGAGAACGTCGACCCGATGGGCGTCCATACCGGGGAGAGCGTGGTCGTTGCGCCCATCCTCACCCTGCGGGACGACGAGTACCAGACGCTCAGGAGTGCTGCCATCCGGATCATCAGGGCGCTTGACGTGCAGGGCGGGTGCAACATCCAGTTCGCCTACAACGACGGTGACTACCGGATCATCGAGGTGAACCCCCGGGTATCGCGGTCGTCGGCACTCGCGTCCAAGGCGACCGGCTACCCGATCGCCCGGGTGGCGGCCAAGATCGCCATCGGGCTCAGGCTCGATGAGATCACAAACCCGGTGACCGGCGTCACCCCGGCATCGTTCGAGCCTGCCATCGACTACGTGGTGGTGAAGGTGCCGCGGTGGCCGTTTGACAAGTTCAAGTCCGCAGACCGGACGCTCACCACGGCGATGAAGAGCACCGGCGAGGTGATGGCGATCGGGCGGACGGTCGAGGAGGCGTTCAAGAAGGCGCTCCGGTCGCTTGATACCGACATGAAACGCCACACGAACCCGAGCGAGATCAGGATGATCCTCACGGCGCCCACCGACGAGCGGTTCGGGTGCCTCTTTGACGCTTTCCGGGCAGGGTTCACGGTCGATGAGGTCGCCGACCTCACCTCCATCACGCCGTTCTTCCTTGAGAAGATCAAGAACATCGTGGACCTCGAAGGGAGACTCCTGACCGCATCCGCGCCCGGGGATATCAGGGCTGCCAGGCGCTATGGCTTCTCGGGCGAGGAGCTGCAGGCGCTGACCGGGAAGACCGCAGATGAGATCGAGGCGCTCTCGGGAACGCCGACCTACAAGATGGTGGATACCTGCGCCGCCGAGTTCCCTGCCACCACGCCCTACTTCTACTCGACCTGGGAGGAGGGGTGCGAGCTCGTCCGGGACGGCGCGAAGAAGGTGCTGATCCTCGGCTCCGGGCCGATCCGGATCGGCCAGGGGATCGAGTTCGATTACTGCACCGTCCACGCGGTGATGGCGCTCCGCGAGGAGGGGGGAATCGAGGTCCATATCGTCAACAATAACCCCGAGACCGTCTCGACCGATGCCGATACCTCAGACCGGCTCTTCTTTGAGCCGATGCAGCTTGAGGATGTCATGAACATCCTCAAGAAGGACGAATACTACGGGGTTATGGTCCAGTTCGGCGGCCAGAACTCGGTGAACCTGGCCGTGCCGCTGGAAGCCGAGATCAAACGGCTTGGTCTCTCAACAAAGATCCTCGGCACGTCCCCCGACGCCATGGACGTCGCTGAAGACCGTGACCGGTTCAGCCGTCTCCTCAACCGGCTCGGTATCCCGAGCCCGGCGAACAGTTCGGCCTACTCGGAGGAGGAGGCGCGGGAGAAGGCGCGGGCAATCGGCTACCCGGTGCTGGTCAGGCCGTCCTACGTCCTCGGCGGGCGGGCGATGGAGATCGTCCACGACGGGGCCGAACTTGAGAGTTACATCAAAGAGGCTGTCCGGGTGAGCAGGAAGCACCCGGTCCTGATCGACTCGTTCCTCAGGGGCGCCGTCGAGATCGACGTTGATGCGGTCTCTGACGGAACCGATGTCCTGATCGGCGGCATTATGGAGCATATCGAGTGGGCGGGGGTCCACTCCGGCGACTCGGCCTGCGTGATCCCGCCGCAGTCCCTCTCGCCCTCGGTGGTCGCGCGGGTGCGCGACTACACGAAGAAGATCGCCCTCGGTCTTGGGGTCGTCGGTCTGATCAACATCCAGTATGCTGTCCAGGACGATGTGGTCTATGTGCTCGAGGCGAACCCGCGTGCGAGCCGGACCGTGCCGTTCGTCTCGAAGGCGACGGGCATTGCACTCGCAAAGATCGCGGCGAAGGTGATGGTGGGCCGGATGATTGCCGATATGGATATCGCCGAGCCCGAGATCGGGCACGTCGTGGTGAAGGAGGTGCTCCTGCCCTTCAACAAACTCCCGGGCGTGGACACCGTGCTCGGGCCTGAGATGAAGAGCACCGGTGAGGTGATGGGGATCGACTACGACTTCGGCCGTGCCTACTACAAGGCGTGCACCGCCGCAGACAACACCCTGCCGACGGAAGGGAACGTCTTCATATCGGTGACTGACGAGCAGAAGGAAGAACTCCTGCCGATTGCGCGCAAGCTCCGGGAGCTCGGCCTCTCACTCTACGGCACGAGCGGAACGGTTGAGTTCCTCACCCAGAACGGCGTCGAGACAAACCTGGTGCGCAAGGTCCAGGAAGGGTCCCCGAACGTCATCGATATCATGCGCTCCGGGGGGATCCGGCTGATCATCAACACCCCGGCGGACAAGGCGTCCCGGCAGGACCATATCCGGATTATGCGGGCCGCCGTCGATTACGGCATACCCTACATCACCACGCTCCAGGCGGCCCGGGCTGCGGCGATGGCGATCGACGCCATCAAGCGCGAAGAGATCACGATCGAGCCGCTCCAGCACTACATCGGTGCCTGA
- a CDS encoding quaternary amine ABC transporter ATP-binding protein, whose translation MEGLTRVFGQDPQKALELRNSGCSKEEIYEETGDTLALYDVSFEVMPGEIFVLMGLSGSGKSTLLRCINRLIEPTGGRILIDGDDIVGMSQDELRAVRRRKLGMIFQSFALLPHRTVLDNVVFGLEVQGIPEDERYQRGEELLRMVGLGDYGASMPSHLSGGMKQRVGLARALAGDPEILLMDEAFSALDPLIRREMQDELLDLQQRLNRTIIFVTHDLDEALKLGDRIALMRDGEIVQVGTPEEILTNPENAYVERFVAGVDMTKVLSASDVMRHPEPVARCTVGPRVALHLMEEHDIGSVFVVDRGRRLKGLVTLDGTLEAVRAGRGLEEIITTDIPTVAPDTPLTDIISVIAGSPYPVAVVDDENRLQGLVFRGAILGALARKGGDVNGSA comes from the coding sequence GTGGAGGGGCTGACCCGGGTATTCGGGCAGGATCCCCAAAAAGCGCTGGAACTCCGCAACTCCGGCTGCTCAAAGGAGGAGATCTACGAAGAGACCGGAGATACCCTGGCTCTCTATGACGTCTCCTTCGAGGTTATGCCGGGCGAAATTTTTGTCCTGATGGGGCTTTCCGGGAGCGGGAAATCAACGCTCCTCCGGTGCATCAACCGGCTTATCGAGCCTACGGGCGGCAGGATACTGATCGACGGGGATGACATCGTCGGCATGAGCCAGGATGAACTGCGGGCGGTCCGCCGGCGTAAACTGGGCATGATCTTCCAGAGTTTCGCCCTGCTCCCGCACCGGACGGTCCTCGATAATGTCGTCTTCGGCCTTGAGGTCCAGGGCATCCCTGAGGATGAGCGTTACCAGAGGGGCGAAGAACTGCTCCGGATGGTTGGGCTTGGCGACTACGGGGCGAGCATGCCCTCCCACCTCTCCGGCGGCATGAAGCAGCGGGTCGGACTTGCCAGGGCGCTCGCAGGCGACCCGGAGATACTCCTGATGGACGAGGCGTTCAGCGCTCTTGATCCGCTCATCAGGCGGGAGATGCAGGACGAACTCCTTGACCTCCAGCAGCGCCTGAACAGGACAATCATCTTCGTCACCCACGATCTTGACGAGGCCCTGAAACTCGGTGATCGGATCGCGCTGATGAGGGATGGCGAGATCGTCCAGGTCGGCACACCAGAAGAGATCCTCACAAACCCGGAGAACGCCTACGTCGAGCGGTTCGTCGCCGGTGTCGATATGACGAAGGTGCTCTCGGCAAGCGATGTTATGCGCCACCCCGAACCGGTTGCCCGGTGTACCGTAGGTCCCCGGGTCGCGCTGCACCTCATGGAAGAGCACGACATCGGGAGCGTATTTGTGGTCGACCGCGGGCGCCGCCTCAAGGGCCTTGTTACGCTCGATGGTACTCTCGAGGCTGTCCGGGCGGGCAGGGGACTTGAGGAGATCATCACCACCGACATCCCGACCGTGGCACCCGACACCCCACTTACCGACATCATATCGGTGATCGCCGGGAGTCCCTATCCTGTTGCGGTGGTTGATGACGAAAACAGGCTTCAGGGATTAGTATTCCGGGGTGCCATACTCGGTGCACTGGCACGAAAGGGAGGAGATGTTAATGGATCTGCCTAG
- a CDS encoding glycine betaine ABC transporter substrate-binding protein, whose protein sequence is MMTQKIGKLLALTGVVLVFCLFSAGCTDTQGPAGPAKGEISIGYVTWDCAIASSNVMKQVFEEAGYDVTLVAVDAGPLFQALARGDLDFTTTGWLPHTHEHYWEQYGDQIDYVNKNIPGAARIGLVVPTYVSIDSIDEMNGVADRFGGRIVGIDPGAGIMTRTEQAIEEYNLDYNLIASSSAGMAAELRSAINKEEWVVVTGWAPHWKFGRWDLKFLDDPKGVYGEAEDVVTLARQGLKDDDPEAYGILTRFEWTTEDIASVMTDIEGGMPEEEAAKAWVDAHRDRVDVWLGEE, encoded by the coding sequence ATGATGACTCAAAAAATTGGAAAATTACTCGCACTGACAGGCGTTGTCCTGGTATTCTGTCTCTTCTCTGCCGGCTGTACCGATACACAGGGACCGGCCGGACCCGCAAAGGGCGAGATCAGCATCGGCTACGTAACATGGGACTGCGCCATCGCCAGCAGCAACGTGATGAAACAGGTCTTTGAAGAGGCGGGGTATGACGTCACCCTGGTCGCAGTCGATGCAGGCCCGCTCTTCCAGGCGCTTGCCCGTGGCGATCTCGACTTTACGACGACCGGATGGCTCCCCCACACTCATGAACACTACTGGGAGCAGTATGGCGACCAGATCGATTACGTCAACAAAAACATCCCCGGTGCAGCACGCATCGGGCTCGTCGTCCCGACCTATGTCTCCATCGACTCGATCGACGAGATGAACGGTGTTGCCGACCGGTTCGGCGGCAGGATCGTTGGCATCGACCCCGGCGCCGGGATCATGACCCGGACCGAGCAGGCGATCGAAGAATACAACCTCGATTACAACCTGATTGCAAGCAGCAGTGCAGGCATGGCAGCAGAACTGCGCTCAGCCATCAACAAAGAGGAGTGGGTCGTGGTGACCGGGTGGGCGCCGCACTGGAAGTTCGGGCGCTGGGACCTCAAGTTCCTCGACGACCCGAAGGGCGTCTACGGTGAGGCGGAGGATGTCGTGACACTCGCGCGGCAGGGCCTGAAGGATGACGACCCGGAGGCCTACGGCATCCTGACCCGGTTTGAGTGGACCACTGAGGATATCGCCTCGGTCATGACCGATATCGAGGGTGGTATGCCCGAAGAAGAGGCCGCAAAGGCCTGGGTCGACGCCCACCGCGATAGGGTCGACGTCTGGCTCGGGGAGGAATAA
- the carA gene encoding glutamine-hydrolyzing carbamoyl-phosphate synthase small subunit has translation MKAVLGLEDGTFVVGSGVGVEGICSGELVFSTQMTGYMEALTDPSYAGQILMFTYPLIGNYGVDHQNFESSGVRARALVAREISRTPTTKPSVAEYFEENGLLGISDVDTRNLTIKTRTVGTLRASLIVGSDDGDEAVRCARAAPPLSDLDLIASVSCREPYRISGPGKRIAVIDLGVKRQILASLRQRDADILVFPHTAAPDEVMAAEPDALFITNGPGDPRKAVDAIRCVRELAGAVPVIGICMGIQVVALALGGETYKMKFGHRGTNQPVRYRDGSIAITTQNHGFAVDEETLPEGCVVSYRNVNDGTVEGFEVPDLNITCVQFHPEAHGGPRDTEMHFFDRVYRGIP, from the coding sequence ATGAAGGCGGTTCTGGGTCTTGAAGACGGAACATTTGTTGTAGGGAGTGGTGTTGGCGTCGAGGGGATCTGTTCCGGTGAACTCGTCTTTTCCACGCAGATGACCGGTTATATGGAGGCGTTAACAGACCCCAGTTATGCCGGGCAGATATTGATGTTTACGTATCCTCTTATCGGGAATTATGGCGTAGATCATCAGAATTTTGAGAGTTCAGGGGTCCGCGCACGGGCTCTGGTCGCGCGCGAGATCTCTCGCACACCAACAACAAAACCCTCGGTTGCAGAATATTTTGAAGAGAACGGTCTTTTGGGTATATCGGACGTCGATACCCGCAACCTGACGATAAAGACCCGGACGGTCGGCACGCTCCGGGCATCTCTCATCGTCGGTAGCGACGACGGCGACGAGGCGGTCAGGTGCGCCCGGGCCGCCCCCCCGCTCAGCGATCTCGACCTCATCGCGAGCGTCTCCTGCCGGGAGCCCTACCGGATCAGCGGCCCGGGGAAGAGGATCGCTGTCATCGATCTCGGGGTAAAACGGCAGATCCTCGCAAGCCTCAGGCAGCGGGACGCCGATATCCTTGTCTTCCCGCACACCGCCGCACCTGACGAGGTGATGGCCGCAGAGCCCGACGCACTCTTCATCACGAACGGCCCCGGTGACCCCAGGAAGGCAGTCGACGCCATCCGGTGCGTCAGGGAGCTCGCCGGCGCGGTGCCGGTCATCGGCATCTGCATGGGCATCCAGGTGGTCGCCCTAGCCCTCGGTGGCGAGACCTACAAGATGAAGTTTGGTCATCGGGGAACAAATCAGCCGGTCCGCTACCGGGACGGGAGCATCGCCATCACCACGCAGAACCACGGTTTTGCGGTGGACGAAGAGACCCTGCCCGAAGGGTGCGTTGTCTCGTACCGGAACGTGAACGACGGCACGGTGGAGGGCTTCGAGGTGCCGGACCTCAACATAACATGCGTCCAGTTCCACCCGGAGGCGCACGGCGGGCCACGGGACACGGAGATGCACTTCTTTGACCGCGTCTACAGGGGGATCCCATAA
- a CDS encoding pyridoxamine 5'-phosphate oxidase family protein has protein sequence MVALSSEMKEIFSRNKVVPMATASKDGVPNVAPMASIQIVGDDTVWIMDNYMVKTLENLKENPIVALYFYDQETKRCFQVKGATEIKTSGPDYEKFRDQVRTKGHKYPAKSLIVIKITDVFECTPGKEAGKKVL, from the coding sequence ATGGTTGCACTTTCAAGCGAGATGAAGGAGATATTTTCCAGAAACAAAGTCGTGCCTATGGCCACCGCGTCGAAAGACGGTGTTCCGAACGTTGCGCCGATGGCATCGATACAGATTGTGGGCGATGATACCGTCTGGATTATGGACAATTACATGGTCAAAACACTCGAGAACTTAAAAGAGAACCCAATTGTGGCCCTCTACTTCTACGACCAGGAAACCAAGCGCTGCTTCCAGGTGAAGGGCGCAACGGAGATCAAGACGTCCGGCCCGGACTACGAGAAGTTCCGCGACCAGGTGAGGACGAAAGGCCACAAATACCCGGCGAAGTCGCTCATCGTCATCAAGATCACCGATGTCTTCGAGTGCACGCCGGGAAAAGAGGCAGGGAAGAAGGTGCTCTGA